Proteins encoded in a region of the Gammaproteobacteria bacterium genome:
- the recJ gene encoding single-stranded-DNA-specific exonuclease RecJ, protein MIRTPRILARSAEPLRIDGLHPLLQRIYAHRGITEAWQLESGLSRLHACDGLSGMAAATDLLMHALEHGSRILIVGDFDADGATSTALAMRALRAFGARDAHYLVPNRFEYGYGLTPEIVAVGAGLAPDLLITVDNGVSSVEGVAAAKARGMRVLITDHHLPGAQLPAADAIVNPNVPGDDFPSKTLAGVGVVFYLMLALRTRLRAADWFVRYGLAEPNMARYLDLVALGTVADVVTLDHNNRILVEQGLRRIRAGQCVPAIPALLRFAGRAHERAVASDLGFAAGPRLNAAGRLQDMSIGIECLLCDDEERAAALAGELDELNRKRRVIESEMHGQALVALRVLDDLRDDELPYGLCLFDAGWHQGVIGILASRIKERFQRPAIVFADAGEDTLKGSARSVAGLHIRDVLEAMATRNPGLITRYGGHAMAAGLTLPAAHFDAFRTAFELAARAAITPEQRDSVQYSDGELNDADYTLEVAQLLRMAGPWGQGFPEPLFEGDFEIVTHRPVGERHLKLKVRPRGGACLLDAIVFNIDAFEWTEDVRAVRLLYRFEENEYQGRVCPQLNVTHLRPLQP, encoded by the coding sequence ATGATTCGCACGCCCAGAATCCTTGCCCGCAGTGCCGAACCTCTGCGGATCGATGGCCTGCACCCGCTGCTTCAGCGCATTTATGCCCATCGCGGTATCACCGAGGCCTGGCAACTGGAATCCGGCCTGAGCCGGCTGCATGCCTGCGACGGCTTGTCCGGCATGGCGGCCGCCACCGACTTGCTGATGCACGCGCTGGAACACGGCAGCCGGATTCTGATCGTTGGCGACTTCGACGCGGACGGCGCCACCAGCACCGCGCTGGCCATGCGTGCGCTGCGGGCATTCGGCGCGCGCGACGCGCATTACCTGGTGCCCAACCGTTTCGAATACGGCTACGGACTCACGCCGGAAATCGTCGCGGTCGGCGCCGGGCTCGCGCCCGATCTGCTGATTACGGTCGATAACGGCGTCTCCAGCGTCGAAGGCGTGGCGGCGGCGAAGGCGCGTGGCATGCGCGTGCTCATTACCGATCATCATCTGCCCGGCGCGCAACTGCCCGCTGCCGATGCGATCGTTAATCCCAATGTGCCGGGCGATGATTTTCCCAGCAAGACGCTGGCAGGCGTGGGTGTGGTGTTCTATCTGATGCTGGCGTTACGCACGCGGCTGCGCGCGGCGGACTGGTTTGTCAGATACGGACTTGCCGAGCCGAACATGGCGCGGTATCTGGATCTGGTGGCGCTGGGAACGGTCGCCGACGTGGTGACACTGGATCACAACAATCGCATTCTGGTGGAGCAGGGTTTGCGACGCATCCGTGCCGGCCAGTGCGTCCCCGCCATCCCCGCGCTGCTGCGTTTCGCCGGCCGCGCGCACGAGCGTGCGGTGGCTTCGGACCTGGGTTTCGCGGCCGGCCCCAGGCTTAACGCCGCCGGTCGTTTGCAGGACATGTCCATCGGCATCGAATGTCTGCTGTGCGATGACGAGGAACGCGCGGCGGCGCTGGCCGGCGAGCTCGATGAACTGAACCGCAAGCGGCGCGTGATCGAGAGCGAGATGCACGGACAGGCGCTGGTCGCATTGCGGGTGCTCGATGACCTGCGGGACGACGAACTGCCGTACGGTCTGTGTCTGTTCGATGCCGGCTGGCATCAGGGGGTGATCGGCATTCTGGCATCGCGCATCAAGGAGCGTTTCCAGCGGCCGGCGATCGTGTTCGCCGACGCGGGCGAAGACACGCTCAAGGGTTCTGCGCGCTCGGTTGCGGGTCTGCACATCCGTGATGTGCTGGAAGCCATGGCCACGCGCAACCCGGGGCTGATCACGCGTTACGGCGGCCACGCAATGGCTGCGGGTCTGACCCTGCCGGCCGCACATTTCGATGCTTTCCGCACTGCGTTCGAGCTTGCGGCGCGCGCCGCGATCACGCCGGAGCAACGCGACAGCGTGCAGTATAGTGATGGCGAACTGAATGATGCGGATTACACGCTGGAAGTGGCACAGTTGCTGCGCATGGCAGGGCCCTGGGGTCAGGGGTTTCCGGAGCCGTTGTTCGAGGGTGATTTCGAGATCGTGACACATCGGCCGGTCGGCGAGCGGCACCTGAAGCTTAAGGTGAGACCGCGAGGCGGCGCCTGCCTGCTCGATGCGATCGTATTCAACATCGATGCCTTCGAGTGGACCGAAGACGTTCGCGCGGTGCGTCTTTTGTATCGCTTCGAAGAGAACGAATACCAGGGGCGCGTTTGCCCGCAACTTAACGTGACGCATCTGCGGCCGTTACAGCCGTAA